A genomic window from Desulfonatronum thiosulfatophilum includes:
- a CDS encoding NAD(P)H-dependent glycerol-3-phosphate dehydrogenase encodes MQTAIFGGGSWGTTLANLLARKNGSARLWVREKELASLIRTKGCNPWYLPELELSPNLFVSDDLAQVTENAEYFLFVVPSQFYGGVLKTVREHLPKKPVIISGSKGITLDTLQTMSEVTEDTLIGLKPVFAMLSGPSFAKEVSKGMPTAVTLGCKDKTAARAIQDLLSTDTFRVYTNKDVRGVELGGAFKNIIAIASGISDGLGFGTNARAALITRGLAEMSRLGVAMGAQAQTFMGLSGMGDLVLTCTGDLSRNRQVGLKLAEGHKLLDILGQMKMVAEGVKTTESVHALGSKHKVELPITEQVYQVLYEGKDPLTAVHELMHRELKSEQ; translated from the coding sequence ATGCAAACGGCGATATTTGGAGGTGGAAGCTGGGGGACGACCCTGGCCAATCTCTTGGCGCGGAAGAACGGTTCGGCACGACTTTGGGTCAGGGAGAAGGAGCTGGCGTCGCTGATCAGGACCAAAGGCTGCAATCCCTGGTATTTGCCGGAACTGGAATTGTCGCCGAATCTTTTTGTGAGTGACGATCTGGCCCAGGTGACGGAGAATGCGGAGTACTTTTTGTTTGTGGTTCCCAGTCAGTTCTATGGCGGCGTCTTGAAGACCGTCCGGGAGCATCTCCCCAAAAAACCCGTCATTATCTCTGGAAGCAAAGGCATCACCCTGGACACGCTGCAGACCATGTCCGAAGTGACCGAAGACACGCTGATCGGCCTGAAGCCGGTTTTTGCCATGCTGTCTGGGCCGTCCTTCGCCAAGGAAGTCAGTAAGGGCATGCCTACGGCAGTCACTTTGGGCTGCAAAGACAAAACCGCGGCTCGAGCCATCCAGGATCTGCTTTCCACGGATACATTCCGGGTCTACACCAACAAGGATGTTCGGGGAGTGGAACTTGGAGGCGCGTTCAAGAACATCATCGCCATTGCCTCGGGCATTTCCGATGGTCTCGGTTTCGGCACGAATGCCCGGGCCGCGCTGATTACTCGGGGCCTGGCGGAAATGTCCCGCCTGGGAGTGGCCATGGGGGCACAGGCCCAGACCTTCATGGGCCTGTCCGGCATGGGCGATCTGGTCTTGACCTGCACCGGAGATCTTTCCCGTAACCGTCAGGTCGGGCTGAAGCTGGCCGAGGGGCACAAACTCCTGGATATTCTCGGCCAGATGAAAATGGTGGCCGAAGGCGTCAAAACCACGGAATCCGTGCATGCGCTGGGCAGCAAACACAAGGTGGAGCTGCCCATAACGGAACAGGTCTACCAGGTGCTCTACGAAGGCAAAGATCCCTTGACGGCCGTCCATGAATTGATGCACCGGGAACTGAAAAGCGAGCAGTAG
- a CDS encoding RT0821/Lpp0805 family surface protein has translation MRSTRKTLAVLAILALLATGCGGVQGGGQVHQIGGGLLGGIGGGIAGAQIGGGSGRVAAIIGGTILGAALGSYVGGYMDRMDQQQVSRTLETQPTGQTSQWRNPDTGHQYHVTPVNTFQKSDGQYCREFRTQVEVGGKLEEGYGTACRMPDGAWKMQ, from the coding sequence ATGCGATCAACGAGAAAGACTTTGGCAGTGTTGGCAATCCTTGCGCTTTTGGCCACCGGATGCGGGGGCGTACAAGGAGGAGGTCAGGTCCATCAGATCGGCGGTGGATTGCTGGGAGGCATCGGCGGCGGTATTGCCGGCGCCCAGATCGGCGGCGGCAGCGGCCGTGTGGCCGCGATCATCGGTGGTACCATCCTCGGTGCGGCACTGGGCAGCTATGTCGGCGGGTACATGGACCGGATGGACCAGCAACAGGTCAGCCGCACTCTGGAAACCCAGCCCACAGGACAGACGTCCCAGTGGAGAAATCCGGACACGGGCCATCAATATCATGTCACTCCGGTGAATACCTTTCAAAAAAGTGACGGCCAGTACTGCCGCGAGTTCAGGACTCAGGTCGAAGTAGGGGGGAAGTTGGAAGAAGGCTATGGCACGGCCTGTCGCATGCCTGACGGTGCCTGGAAGATGCAGTAG
- a CDS encoding pentapeptide repeat-containing protein → MIRMILMLFCFLFPALPLSAQQTIDNCPILPYTRCPGVDLQGANLAGANLQGAYLKGAKLQNADLSGAVLIDAYLYDADLRGAKLDGANLSKAVWTDGRVCAFDSIGTCK, encoded by the coding sequence ATGATCAGAATGATTCTCATGCTGTTTTGCTTTCTTTTCCCAGCCCTGCCGCTTTCCGCGCAGCAGACCATAGACAACTGCCCCATCCTTCCCTACACCCGTTGCCCCGGAGTCGATCTGCAGGGAGCAAATCTGGCGGGAGCAAACCTGCAAGGCGCCTATCTGAAGGGCGCCAAACTTCAAAACGCCGATCTCAGTGGCGCTGTTCTCATCGATGCCTATCTGTATGACGCCGATTTGCGAGGCGCCAAGCTTGACGGCGCTAATCTCAGCAAAGCCGTATGGACCGACGGTCGGGTCTGCGCCTTCGATTCAATCGGGACATGTAAATAG
- a CDS encoding glycosyltransferase family 4 protein: MTIVHTEASDAWGGQDIRVFNEALWFRDRGHRVHLFGPRHGELFRRAHESSLSCEAISFAKKAKPFDFLRLVQRFKAIQPDVVCTHSSVDSWVGLLAARFCKVPATVRYRHVSTPVNGHLLNRWQYRGLCDHVVTTAKMVQQNIQRVFNLPPQKISSIPTGILAPVLPSREEARTQLLRRFNLPDNALLIGQVSVLRSWKGQYVLIDAFEQLADRIPNSYLLLVGGGPVTGDYSKRARESPQAQRILLPGHQDDVWPFFRGLDVALLSSTKNEGIPQAGLQAMFAGCPFVGTDVGGIPEIVDHERTGLIVPPSDAPALAEGIIRILEQPELGLEMARRARDMVMEKFTLEDMGQRLEQLFQMLVATSTRRRRA; encoded by the coding sequence TTGACTATAGTCCACACTGAAGCCTCGGATGCCTGGGGCGGACAGGACATCCGGGTCTTCAACGAAGCCCTCTGGTTCCGGGACCGGGGACACCGCGTGCATTTGTTCGGGCCGAGGCATGGAGAGTTGTTTCGGCGCGCCCATGAATCGAGCTTGAGCTGTGAAGCCATCTCGTTTGCCAAGAAGGCAAAGCCCTTTGATTTCTTGCGCCTCGTACAGCGATTCAAGGCCATTCAGCCGGATGTGGTATGTACGCACAGCAGCGTCGACAGCTGGGTGGGGCTCTTGGCGGCCCGCTTCTGTAAGGTCCCGGCGACAGTACGCTATAGGCATGTCAGCACCCCGGTGAACGGACATCTGTTGAACCGTTGGCAATATCGCGGACTGTGCGATCATGTCGTGACCACGGCCAAAATGGTCCAGCAAAACATCCAGCGTGTCTTCAATTTGCCTCCGCAAAAAATCAGCTCGATTCCCACCGGCATCCTGGCCCCTGTTCTGCCCTCCCGAGAGGAGGCCAGGACACAACTGCTGCGTCGATTCAACCTGCCGGACAACGCCCTGCTTATCGGTCAGGTTTCGGTCCTGCGCAGCTGGAAGGGACAGTACGTGCTTATAGACGCGTTTGAGCAACTGGCTGACCGGATCCCGAACAGCTACCTCCTGCTCGTGGGCGGAGGTCCGGTCACGGGCGACTACTCCAAGCGCGCCAGGGAAAGTCCGCAGGCTCAGCGGATTCTTTTGCCGGGACACCAGGACGATGTCTGGCCGTTTTTTCGAGGGCTGGACGTCGCGCTACTGAGCAGCACGAAGAACGAGGGCATCCCTCAGGCCGGACTACAGGCCATGTTTGCGGGTTGCCCCTTTGTCGGCACCGATGTCGGCGGCATCCCGGAAATTGTGGATCACGAACGTACAGGGTTGATTGTGCCGCCGAGCGATGCACCGGCATTGGCTGAGGGGATCATACGTATCCTGGAGCAGCCGGAACTCGGGCTGGAAATGGCAAGACGCGCCCGGGACATGGTCATGGAAAAATTTACCCTTGAAGACATGGGTCAGCGACTGGAACAGCTTTTCCAAATGCTTGTCGCAACCTCGACCAGGAGACGGCGCGCATGA
- a CDS encoding glycosyltransferase family A protein, with product MDKSHIGLTYVTHYYLDQKRPDSVLDLFRRYQGYAPEILDRIQFVVVDDCSPLRFSLPDLDLNLTWLRITDDIPWNQGGARNLGVVYAASDKVLLTDIDHEFPEPTLTYMLRMRECGRDFFKIYRTDPATGQMRHGHSNTFLLSRARFLRLYGYDEEFCGHYGAEDYRFVKFQKYHGSRQRYLPRKYRCIPRIDVNREESYHSLERDLSHNTPIDFRKEYEMKQYGGDAGHSRLFLRFRWEILMDRSRTVRMKRKKNPFWQKAWYWRWLVGER from the coding sequence GTGGACAAGTCGCACATCGGGCTGACCTACGTCACCCACTACTACCTGGATCAGAAACGACCGGACTCGGTCCTGGACCTTTTTCGGCGATACCAGGGGTATGCACCGGAAATTCTGGACCGGATCCAGTTCGTTGTCGTGGACGATTGTTCGCCTTTGAGATTTTCACTTCCGGACCTGGATCTGAACCTGACCTGGCTGCGCATCACGGACGACATACCCTGGAACCAGGGCGGCGCACGGAATCTGGGAGTGGTCTATGCGGCCTCGGACAAGGTGCTCCTTACGGACATCGACCATGAATTTCCCGAGCCCACCCTAACCTACATGCTGCGGATGCGGGAGTGCGGACGCGATTTTTTCAAGATCTACAGGACGGATCCGGCTACGGGCCAGATGCGGCACGGCCATTCCAACACCTTTCTGCTTTCGCGGGCCAGATTCCTGCGCTTGTACGGATATGACGAGGAGTTTTGCGGCCACTACGGCGCCGAGGACTACCGGTTCGTGAAGTTCCAGAAATATCACGGTTCCCGGCAGCGCTATCTGCCCAGGAAGTACCGCTGCATCCCGCGCATCGACGTGAACCGAGAGGAATCCTATCACTCTCTGGAGCGCGACCTGTCCCACAACACCCCCATCGATTTCCGCAAGGAATACGAGATGAAGCAGTACGGCGGGGACGCCGGGCATAGTCGCTTGTTTCTGCGTTTTCGCTGGGAGATCCTGATGGATAGATCCCGAACAGTCCGGATGAAACGCAAAAAGAATCCGTTCTGGCAGAAGGCCTGGTACTGGCGCTGGCTGGTGGGAGAGCGCTGA
- a CDS encoding glycosyltransferase family 9 protein, protein MKFLFIKLKHIGDSLLLTSVVRKVRETYPRSLIWVVVRQGCEGILAGCPDIDRILTAAAPEKAKRSHWNWASDLALAAVVRRERFDYAFELGDGDRGRWLTLVSGARHRCANAAGRPLHWWWRRTFTDFSNYWWYKSHQVEKEFYTVSDCLPAPLNPPLSPLRFVSKRTQDWPPARELTDFVLLHPGTRWSIKRWPEERWRDLCVHLLRRIPNILLSCGPDVREVDLCARLMMVEPGRIMSTAGRASWAQLAGLLYRARLFVGVDTAAMHLAAACSCPTVALFIGSRPEDWSPWQTRNIVVQPRADKDLQQPPAERISLEQVLQACDALLQNEPAP, encoded by the coding sequence ATGAAATTTCTGTTCATCAAGCTTAAGCATATCGGCGACTCCCTGCTGCTGACCTCGGTGGTGCGAAAGGTCCGGGAAACCTATCCACGGTCCCTGATCTGGGTGGTGGTGCGTCAGGGCTGCGAGGGCATCCTGGCGGGCTGCCCGGATATCGATCGAATTCTCACGGCCGCGGCCCCGGAAAAGGCCAAGCGCAGCCACTGGAACTGGGCTTCCGACCTTGCCCTTGCCGCAGTGGTCCGCCGGGAGCGGTTCGACTACGCCTTCGAGCTCGGCGACGGCGACCGCGGACGCTGGCTGACCCTTGTCAGCGGGGCGCGCCATCGCTGCGCCAACGCCGCCGGGCGGCCCCTGCATTGGTGGTGGCGACGAACCTTCACAGACTTTTCCAATTATTGGTGGTACAAAAGCCACCAAGTGGAGAAGGAATTCTATACGGTCAGCGACTGTTTACCTGCTCCGCTGAACCCGCCCCTGTCGCCGCTGCGGTTCGTCAGCAAACGGACTCAGGATTGGCCGCCTGCCCGAGAGTTGACGGATTTTGTCCTGCTTCACCCTGGAACACGCTGGTCCATCAAGCGCTGGCCGGAGGAGCGCTGGCGAGATTTGTGCGTACACTTGCTGCGTCGTATTCCGAACATCCTGCTCAGCTGCGGCCCGGATGTCCGGGAAGTGGATCTGTGTGCGCGGCTCATGATGGTGGAGCCCGGGCGCATCATGAGCACTGCCGGGCGTGCTTCCTGGGCGCAGTTGGCCGGACTGCTGTACAGGGCAAGGCTGTTTGTTGGCGTTGATACAGCGGCCATGCATCTTGCCGCGGCGTGTTCCTGCCCCACAGTGGCTTTGTTTATCGGCTCCAGGCCGGAGGACTGGTCGCCCTGGCAGACCCGAAACATCGTGGTGCAGCCCCGGGCGGACAAGGATCTGCAGCAGCCACCGGCGGAGCGGATTTCGCTGGAGCAGGTTCTCCAGGCCTGCGATGCACTGCTTCAGAACGAACCGGCCCCATGA
- a CDS encoding glycosyltransferase family 4 protein — protein MNTLFFVINQNPGDGSAHGLYCLRHCWWLAAVEQRKTVRLIYPRPSLLAAHATTEEILRRIGLAPLPNFHLHALPALLKPRGGRGITVNAVYYWSLSAFLQKSKQPQDILAGASFPKLMRFLYGRKKAIAGLRRVYEVHQLLCLERGALSVEAGIEREVLAGSRKLLTTTSVLRRQLEGMVPGKDVVTVGLSCGFDPGEISERIPEPTRPFTLAYIGSLYPEQGVQWLVQAWNELSRHVGLPLELIIAGGKPAEVEELRLLAKERQVSVQVRGPVPPKDLSALLKSVDALIIPALPLGRMPYVALTKAYDYLGLNRPILASNLPSVAEVLRPGQEALLYAPGDVEALAAGISQVAKDQVLADTLVANCRERREAFSWESRSRQWWKAVTA, from the coding sequence ATGAACACTTTGTTTTTCGTCATCAACCAGAACCCCGGGGACGGTTCGGCTCATGGCCTGTACTGCCTGCGTCATTGCTGGTGGCTGGCGGCGGTGGAGCAGCGAAAAACCGTTCGCCTCATATATCCTCGTCCCTCTCTCCTCGCCGCCCACGCCACCACCGAAGAGATACTGCGCCGTATCGGGCTTGCCCCGTTACCCAATTTTCATCTTCACGCCCTGCCTGCCCTGCTCAAGCCCAGGGGCGGACGCGGGATAACCGTCAATGCCGTCTACTATTGGTCGCTTTCTGCTTTCCTGCAGAAAAGCAAGCAGCCTCAGGATATCCTGGCTGGGGCCAGTTTTCCGAAACTGATGCGCTTTCTTTATGGACGCAAAAAGGCAATAGCTGGATTGCGCCGGGTTTATGAAGTGCATCAGCTGCTGTGCCTGGAACGCGGAGCACTGTCCGTGGAAGCAGGAATCGAGCGGGAGGTGCTTGCCGGTTCTAGAAAATTGTTGACCACCACCTCGGTCTTGCGCCGTCAGTTGGAAGGGATGGTTCCGGGCAAGGATGTCGTCACCGTCGGCCTGTCCTGCGGCTTTGATCCCGGCGAAATTTCCGAACGCATCCCGGAACCAACACGACCCTTCACCCTGGCCTATATCGGCTCGTTATATCCGGAGCAGGGAGTTCAGTGGCTGGTTCAGGCCTGGAATGAATTATCCCGTCATGTCGGCCTGCCCCTGGAACTGATCATTGCCGGCGGCAAGCCCGCGGAGGTGGAGGAGTTGCGGTTACTGGCAAAAGAGCGGCAGGTCTCAGTCCAGGTGCGCGGTCCGGTCCCGCCGAAAGATTTGTCGGCTTTGCTCAAGTCTGTGGATGCCCTGATTATCCCGGCATTGCCCCTGGGACGCATGCCATACGTGGCCCTGACTAAAGCCTACGACTATCTTGGGTTGAATCGGCCGATCCTGGCTTCCAATCTGCCTTCGGTGGCCGAGGTGCTGCGTCCGGGACAGGAGGCTCTGCTGTACGCGCCTGGTGATGTCGAGGCCCTGGCTGCCGGCATCAGCCAGGTGGCAAAAGACCAGGTTCTTGCGGACACACTGGTGGCAAACTGTCGCGAACGCCGGGAAGCGTTTTCCTGGGAATCCCGGTCCAGGCAGTGGTGGAAGGCGGTCACGGCATGA
- a CDS encoding glycosyltransferase family 2 protein encodes MKISIITPTWNRAAQLRSALESVACQEAPPCEHIIIDNLSMDGTQELVLEYAKTARYPVRCIREADGGIYQAMNKGIAFATGEALYFLNDDDMLYDAQVLSMMSRCLKSMDADIIFGDVVLLDEGQKGGRYYRRHRQVNCLTLVERAITQQAILYRREAFDRCGGFNQELRIVADHDWLLRAFLHHDIRGIYLKRPVAVFRIGGVSNDGESAQAHRRERKLVTERYYSSREIKAARLYRNLLRKVPFGATLLNCFVPLRLKIWTLREKNGTFHQDPLAWIDL; translated from the coding sequence ATGAAAATATCTATCATCACTCCCACGTGGAACCGGGCGGCGCAACTGCGATCAGCCCTGGAAAGCGTTGCCTGTCAAGAAGCACCGCCTTGTGAACATATCATCATCGACAATCTGTCCATGGACGGCACGCAAGAACTTGTTCTTGAGTATGCCAAAACGGCAAGGTATCCGGTCAGGTGTATTCGTGAGGCGGACGGAGGAATCTACCAGGCCATGAACAAGGGCATTGCGTTTGCCACTGGCGAGGCCCTGTATTTTCTGAACGACGACGACATGCTGTATGACGCCCAGGTGCTGTCCATGATGAGTCGGTGCCTGAAGTCCATGGATGCGGACATCATTTTCGGGGATGTGGTGCTCCTTGACGAAGGGCAAAAGGGTGGGCGCTATTATCGCCGCCACCGGCAGGTCAACTGTTTGACCCTGGTGGAGCGTGCCATCACGCAGCAGGCCATTCTTTATCGTCGGGAGGCATTTGATCGTTGCGGCGGTTTTAATCAGGAATTGCGCATTGTCGCAGATCACGACTGGCTGCTCCGGGCTTTCCTGCACCATGATATCCGCGGCATCTACCTCAAACGCCCCGTGGCCGTCTTCCGCATCGGGGGCGTATCAAACGATGGCGAATCCGCGCAGGCGCATCGCAGGGAACGAAAACTGGTTACAGAACGATATTATTCCTCACGAGAGATCAAGGCAGCTCGACTTTATCGGAACCTGTTGCGCAAAGTCCCTTTCGGCGCAACCCTCCTAAACTGCTTCGTGCCCCTGCGGCTAAAGATTTGGACATTGCGCGAAAAAAACGGCACCTTTCATCAAGACCCCTTGGCCTGGATCGATCTCTAG
- a CDS encoding O-antigen ligase family protein: MTDNLRIHRNVYYLLVLPLFFLQVPVSFFYSLFRSPVFLASLAFLGYLWVSFFWSTASGALNFYNETRSLILMLIFLAIIAFYSLVVDNFSRLLAKCLACVVGITALVSVYAFYISNQIPITEWLTHRAWDIGITARHIGHSSGLYGAVAVFLIFGLVTCGRQGKIRKSEGGRQEGKGESPDMWMWIGAVALVPVLGFVFLTQTRGALLGIVTVLGLGVLAQGDRRLFLMSAVSAGALLAVVAMRSSMSDARLEIWSLALDRAWERPWFGFGLNEIQGLVVASGYNHDTAHNMFLDCLQYGGLVGLLLLLGLIVLALRGAWREYRRTGSFLLFAIVLYPLIFGFFDSFLTLSRVSPMWFQFWLPVGLVIGSEIRARREEHAGKI; this comes from the coding sequence ATGACCGATAATCTCAGAATACACCGAAACGTCTATTATTTACTCGTATTGCCTCTTTTTTTCCTCCAGGTTCCGGTTTCGTTCTTTTACAGCCTGTTTCGTTCACCTGTCTTTCTGGCCAGCCTAGCCTTTCTCGGATACCTTTGGGTGAGTTTTTTCTGGTCTACGGCATCCGGAGCATTGAACTTTTACAACGAGACACGGTCGTTGATTCTAATGCTTATCTTCCTGGCCATCATTGCTTTTTACTCCCTGGTCGTTGACAATTTTTCGCGCTTGCTGGCGAAATGTCTGGCCTGCGTGGTGGGAATCACGGCTCTGGTTTCCGTGTACGCGTTCTATATCAGCAACCAGATCCCCATAACGGAATGGCTGACGCACCGAGCCTGGGATATTGGCATAACCGCCCGGCATATCGGTCATTCCAGTGGACTGTACGGGGCTGTAGCCGTGTTTTTGATTTTTGGATTAGTGACTTGCGGAAGACAAGGCAAAATCCGGAAATCGGAGGGCGGAAGGCAAGAGGGGAAAGGGGAATCCCCCGATATGTGGATGTGGATAGGGGCTGTAGCCCTGGTGCCCGTGTTGGGTTTCGTGTTTTTGACACAGACCCGTGGCGCCTTGCTCGGCATTGTCACGGTACTCGGGTTGGGGGTGCTGGCCCAGGGTGATCGACGTCTGTTTCTGATGTCAGCCGTGTCGGCCGGAGCCTTATTGGCCGTTGTCGCGATGCGGAGCAGTATGTCGGACGCGCGCTTGGAGATCTGGTCCCTGGCCTTGGACCGGGCCTGGGAACGGCCCTGGTTCGGCTTCGGGCTGAACGAAATCCAAGGTTTGGTTGTCGCCAGTGGATATAATCATGACACGGCACACAATATGTTCCTGGATTGTTTGCAATACGGAGGTCTGGTCGGACTGTTGTTGCTTTTAGGCCTGATTGTCCTGGCCCTACGCGGGGCGTGGCGTGAATACCGCCGTACCGGCAGTTTCCTGCTTTTTGCCATTGTGCTTTATCCCCTGATCTTCGGCTTCTTTGACAGTTTTCTAACACTGTCCAGGGTTTCGCCCATGTGGTTTCAGTTCTGGTTGCCCGTGGGACTGGTTATTGGCTCGGAAATCCGCGCCCGGCGGGAAGAACATGCCGGAAAAATCTGA
- a CDS encoding glycosyltransferase family 61 protein — protein sequence MATNQTVLPTPEVDLESSSTFWSFVMKPFRRKLKNLRIKIKRWMIRFISIFPLTSKHIGSPKGFYTYSREYYDLFNSEFLNVLDYKAHMLSSISRRNIPISIHKKIHRNFTDKYIHENPETFLLTVPNGRVVTNKGTIITHNDMLLLDVSLQFGIEGIAKKAKSHQIFNYLKLPFFQKTDQKIAVMATAGGGNFFHWLTDALPRFEIIRKTSGLESIDKYVVNKGIPIIDETLTMLGIPSDKLIYADKNLHIQAKNLVVPSLPGLTGNPPAWVIAFLRENFLNGLASVSKVPKLYISRSKAKRRKVINEDDLLKYLEKFGFTPVWLEDHNLSTQISLFSSAEHIVAPHGAGLTNLIWCNPNAKVLEIFSPSYVNVCFWAIANQVKLEYHYIIGNRKNSECINPTLDNINVPIEDFRRSLDRFLF from the coding sequence TTGGCTACAAATCAAACTGTATTACCAACCCCGGAAGTTGATTTAGAATCTAGCAGCACATTCTGGAGTTTTGTTATGAAACCTTTTAGAAGAAAATTAAAAAATTTAAGAATAAAAATCAAACGATGGATGATAAGATTTATTTCCATATTTCCTCTTACATCTAAGCATATCGGTTCACCTAAGGGTTTTTATACATATTCTAGAGAATACTATGATTTATTTAATTCAGAATTTTTAAATGTTCTAGACTATAAAGCGCATATGCTTTCTTCAATTAGCAGAAGAAATATTCCAATTTCAATTCATAAAAAAATTCATAGAAATTTTACTGATAAATATATACATGAAAATCCTGAAACATTTCTTCTTACAGTTCCTAATGGAAGGGTTGTTACTAACAAAGGGACAATCATTACACATAATGACATGTTATTACTAGATGTTTCCCTACAGTTTGGCATTGAAGGTATTGCAAAAAAAGCAAAATCACATCAAATCTTTAATTATCTTAAGCTTCCATTTTTTCAAAAAACAGATCAAAAAATTGCCGTTATGGCAACTGCCGGTGGTGGAAATTTTTTTCATTGGTTGACGGATGCACTACCAAGATTTGAAATAATCAGAAAAACATCGGGACTTGAAAGTATTGATAAGTACGTTGTGAACAAAGGAATTCCAATTATTGATGAGACATTAACAATGTTGGGAATACCCTCGGACAAGCTCATTTATGCTGACAAGAATCTCCATATCCAAGCGAAGAACCTCGTTGTTCCTTCTCTTCCCGGTTTAACAGGCAATCCTCCGGCTTGGGTCATTGCTTTTTTACGTGAAAATTTCCTTAATGGTTTAGCAAGTGTTTCCAAAGTACCTAAGTTATATATCAGCAGATCAAAAGCAAAGAGAAGAAAAGTGATAAACGAAGATGATCTGCTTAAATATTTAGAAAAATTTGGATTTACACCAGTATGGCTAGAGGACCATAATCTGTCTACTCAAATCTCACTCTTCTCAAGTGCCGAGCATATTGTTGCTCCTCACGGTGCTGGGCTAACAAATTTAATATGGTGTAACCCTAATGCAAAGGTCCTTGAAATATTTTCTCCAAGTTATGTTAATGTTTGCTTTTGGGCAATTGCAAATCAAGTAAAACTGGAATATCATTACATTATAGGAAATCGTAAAAATAGTGAATGCATTAATCCGACTCTTGACAACATCAATGTTCCAATAGAAGATTTTCGTCGAAGCCTAGATAGATTTCTCTTCTAG
- a CDS encoding FkbM family methyltransferase: protein MEAVEANPILCELINAKFGAEVQAGRLVVENCVVTAEGDSGPIDFYIHKLYHALSQLPPPMPSEVDNFENVVLPSKTISDLLKTHGDPYYIKVDIEHYDAPLLKGLFNAGVFPPFISAESHSIEVFSLLVTQGRYDAFKLLTPVSSQKITQIVQ from the coding sequence TTGGAAGCCGTCGAAGCAAATCCTATTCTTTGCGAATTAATTAACGCGAAATTTGGCGCTGAAGTGCAGGCTGGCAGACTTGTTGTGGAGAATTGTGTTGTCACTGCGGAAGGAGATAGCGGTCCGATTGATTTCTACATCCACAAATTGTATCATGCTCTAAGTCAACTACCACCGCCTATGCCCAGCGAAGTAGACAATTTTGAAAATGTAGTACTACCCTCCAAGACTATCTCCGATCTTCTGAAGACACATGGCGATCCATACTACATCAAAGTAGACATTGAGCATTATGACGCTCCTCTTCTTAAGGGCTTGTTCAACGCAGGTGTTTTCCCACCATTCATTTCAGCAGAGTCGCATTCCATAGAAGTATTTTCTTTACTTGTCACACAAGGTCGCTACGATGCGTTCAAACTGTTAACGCCCGTTTCGTCTCAGAAGATTACTCAAATTGTGCAATAG